Proteins from a genomic interval of Nitrospirota bacterium:
- the gatC gene encoding Asp-tRNA(Asn)/Glu-tRNA(Gln) amidotransferase subunit GatC: MRVTTDDVKHIAALSRLKLDASELETLGKQLSDILLYVEKLNELNTDGVEPTSHVIPVMNVFREDIERDSLTIEDALSNAPERAGNFYKVPKIIE, from the coding sequence ATGCGCGTAACAACTGATGATGTAAAACACATCGCGGCACTATCAAGGTTGAAGTTAGATGCTTCAGAGCTTGAGACATTAGGTAAGCAGTTAAGCGATATTTTGCTCTATGTTGAAAAACTAAACGAGCTTAACACAGACGGAGTAGAGCCAACCTCACACGTAATCCCCGTTATGAACGTATTTAGGGAGGACATAGAACGAGACTCACTTACCATAGAAGATGCCCTCTCAAATGCGCCGGAAAGAGCCGGTAATTTTTACAAAGTACCTAAGATTATTGAATAA